In Phaeobacter gallaeciensis DSM 26640, a genomic segment contains:
- a CDS encoding oxidoreductase, translating into MSNDPLLQPYQLKHLTLRNRIMTTSHEPAYPEEGMPKERYAAYHAERAKAGVALAMTAGSAAVSRDSPPVFNNILAYKDEVVPWIRNLTDQLHEHGCAAMIQLTHLGRRTGWDKGDWLPSISSSRHREPAHRAFPKLAEDWDITRVIADFADAAERMKAGGMDGIELQVYGHLLDQFWSPLTNDLDGPYGGQTLESRMALPMAVLTAVRDRVGSDFIVGLRYTADEAQTGGITPEEGLEISKRLAASGMVDFLNVIRGRIHTDPAMTDVIPVQGMRSAPHLDFAGEVKKATGLPTFHAARIPDVATARHAISDGLLDMVGMTRAHMADPHIVHKITEGREDDIRPCVGATYCLDRIYQAGEALCIHNAATGRELTMPHVIPRAEARKQVVVVGAGPGGLEAARVAAERGHAVTVFEAAPDPGGQVRLTAQNQRRREMMGIIDWRMAQCAARDVQFRFNTWAEVEDVTALSPDVVIIATGGLPNMQLFEAGEEAAHVVSAWDIISGDVTPGGSVLIYDESGDHPALQAAEVAAMAGATVEVMTPDRVFAPNVMAMNLVPYMRSLQDQDVTFTVARRLLGVEKEGNRLRAQLGTDYSAHQASKQYDQIVLNYGTLPLDDLYFDLKPLSMNGGEVDYDTLIAGGPQPRGAAEAGQGSFQLFRIGDAVSARNTHAAIYDALRLMKDI; encoded by the coding sequence ATGTCCAACGACCCGCTCTTACAGCCCTATCAGCTGAAGCATCTCACCCTGCGCAACCGGATCATGACCACCAGTCACGAACCAGCCTACCCGGAAGAGGGCATGCCCAAGGAACGCTATGCGGCCTACCACGCGGAACGGGCCAAGGCGGGTGTGGCGCTGGCGATGACGGCGGGCTCTGCGGCGGTATCGCGGGACAGCCCGCCGGTGTTCAACAATATCCTGGCCTATAAGGATGAGGTGGTGCCCTGGATCCGCAATCTGACCGATCAGCTGCATGAGCATGGCTGTGCAGCGATGATCCAGCTGACCCATCTGGGGCGACGCACCGGCTGGGACAAGGGGGATTGGCTGCCTTCGATCAGCTCCTCGCGCCACCGCGAACCTGCGCACCGGGCCTTCCCGAAGCTGGCGGAGGATTGGGATATCACCCGCGTCATTGCAGATTTCGCCGATGCGGCAGAGCGGATGAAGGCCGGTGGCATGGATGGGATCGAACTCCAGGTTTACGGCCATCTGCTGGACCAGTTCTGGTCTCCGCTGACCAATGATCTGGACGGGCCTTACGGTGGCCAGACGCTCGAGAGCCGGATGGCGCTGCCGATGGCGGTGCTGACGGCGGTGCGTGACCGGGTCGGCAGTGATTTTATTGTCGGGCTACGGTATACGGCGGATGAGGCGCAGACGGGCGGGATCACCCCTGAGGAGGGGCTGGAGATCTCCAAACGTCTGGCCGCCAGTGGGATGGTCGATTTCCTCAATGTGATCCGTGGCCGCATTCACACGGATCCGGCAATGACCGATGTGATCCCGGTGCAGGGCATGCGCTCAGCACCGCATCTGGATTTTGCCGGTGAGGTTAAAAAAGCCACGGGTCTGCCCACTTTTCATGCCGCTCGGATCCCCGATGTGGCCACCGCACGTCATGCCATTTCGGACGGTCTTCTGGACATGGTGGGCATGACGCGTGCTCATATGGCCGATCCGCATATTGTGCATAAGATCACCGAGGGGCGCGAGGATGATATCCGCCCCTGTGTAGGCGCGACCTATTGTCTGGACCGGATCTATCAGGCCGGGGAGGCGCTGTGTATTCACAACGCCGCAACCGGGCGCGAGTTGACGATGCCGCATGTGATCCCTCGGGCTGAGGCCCGTAAGCAGGTGGTGGTGGTCGGCGCAGGCCCCGGCGGTCTGGAGGCCGCACGGGTTGCGGCAGAACGCGGCCATGCGGTCACAGTCTTTGAGGCGGCGCCCGATCCCGGCGGGCAGGTCCGGCTCACCGCGCAAAACCAGCGCCGCCGCGAGATGATGGGCATCATCGACTGGCGCATGGCGCAATGTGCCGCACGGGATGTGCAGTTCCGCTTCAACACCTGGGCGGAGGTGGAGGACGTGACCGCTCTCTCTCCTGATGTTGTGATCATTGCAACCGGCGGGCTGCCCAATATGCAGCTGTTTGAGGCGGGCGAGGAGGCAGCGCATGTTGTCTCGGCCTGGGATATTATCTCGGGGGATGTGACGCCCGGTGGGTCGGTCCTCATATATGACGAAAGCGGTGATCACCCGGCGCTTCAGGCGGCGGAGGTCGCGGCCATGGCCGGGGCAACGGTTGAGGTTATGACGCCAGACCGTGTCTTTGCCCCGAATGTGATGGCGATGAACCTGGTTCCGTATATGCGCAGCCTGCAAGATCAGGATGTGACTTTCACCGTAGCTCGCCGTCTGCTTGGGGTGGAGAAGGAGGGCAACCGGCTGCGGGCGCAGCTGGGGACCGACTACAGCGCCCATCAAGCCAGCAAGCAATATGATCAGATCGTGCTGAACTACGGCACCCTGCCGCTGGACGATCTCTACTTCGATCTGAAGCCGTTGAGCATGAATGGTGGAGAGGTTGATTACGACACCTTGATTGCCGGGGGGCCGCAACCACGTGGAGCGGCAGAGGCCGGGCAGGGGAGCTTTCAGCTCTTTCGGATC